In Vibrio atlanticus, the following proteins share a genomic window:
- the rpmF gene encoding 50S ribosomal protein L32: protein MAVQKSKKSRSMRGMRRSHDALTTAALSVDATSGETHLRHNVTAEGFYRGKKVINK from the coding sequence ATGGCCGTACAAAAGAGCAAGAAATCACGTTCAATGCGTGGCATGCGTCGTTCACACGATGCGCTAACTACAGCTGCACTTTCTGTAGACGCAACTTCAGGTGAAACTCACCTACGTCACAACGTGACTGCCGAAGGTTTCTACCGCGGCAAAAAGGTTATCAACAAGTAA
- the yceD gene encoding 23S rRNA accumulation protein YceD: MQKEKIPRTVDPARTAQKRLDMDGIIQVSLLKRLTETTEGVKRDAQVSMSFGLDEQRLVVISGKANVEVDLECQRCNEVFAHECDVQFTYTPVYSEKSEEEAPEEYDLVDLNEYGELDLIQLVEDEFILGLPQIAMHDDAKCSVNSNNLVFGELPEEIEEDKKPNPFDVLKNLKK, encoded by the coding sequence ATGCAAAAGGAAAAAATACCGCGTACAGTTGATCCGGCAAGAACGGCTCAAAAACGACTCGATATGGATGGTATCATTCAAGTCAGTCTTTTAAAGCGTTTAACCGAAACAACTGAAGGCGTAAAACGTGACGCGCAAGTCTCAATGTCATTTGGGCTTGATGAACAACGATTAGTCGTTATCTCTGGTAAAGCTAACGTCGAAGTCGATTTAGAGTGTCAACGTTGTAATGAGGTTTTCGCACATGAGTGCGATGTCCAATTTACTTATACTCCTGTTTACAGCGAGAAAAGTGAAGAGGAAGCACCGGAAGAGTACGATTTGGTAGATCTGAACGAGTACGGTGAGTTAGACCTGATTCAATTAGTTGAAGACGAGTTCATCCTTGGATTGCCACAAATAGCAATGCACGACGATGCGAAATGTAGCGTTAACTCAAATAACTTGGTGTTTGGTGAACTTCCTGAAGAAATTGAGGAAGATAAAAAGCCGAATCCATTTGATGTTTTAAAAAACTTAAAGAAGTAA
- a CDS encoding Maf family protein — translation MRNYQLVLASTSPFRQEILKKLQLDFVTAKPDCDETPLPEETPQQLVMRLAETKAKSCTVEQPSLVIGSDQICVIDEEIIGKPHTREKAIEQLSRQSGKSITFYTGITVWNSETSKADTRLDTFVVHFRDLTEQQIISYVEKEQPYYCAGSFMCEGLGIALFKQMEGKDPNTLIGLPLIDLVDMLEAQGMNVL, via the coding sequence ATGAGAAATTACCAACTAGTTTTAGCTTCTACATCTCCATTTAGGCAAGAGATCCTCAAAAAACTACAGTTAGACTTTGTCACAGCGAAGCCTGACTGCGATGAAACGCCACTTCCAGAAGAGACTCCTCAACAATTGGTAATGCGTCTTGCTGAAACCAAAGCCAAATCTTGTACTGTCGAACAACCAAGCCTAGTGATTGGTTCCGATCAAATATGTGTGATTGACGAAGAAATCATTGGCAAACCTCATACTCGTGAAAAAGCGATTGAGCAGTTGTCTCGTCAAAGTGGTAAGAGCATCACTTTCTATACTGGGATAACGGTATGGAACAGCGAGACCAGTAAAGCTGACACGCGTCTCGACACCTTTGTTGTGCATTTCCGCGATTTAACTGAGCAACAGATCATTTCTTATGTTGAGAAAGAGCAGCCTTATTACTGCGCGGGCAGTTTTATGTGCGAAGGGTTAGGTATTGCATTGTTTAAACAGATGGAAGGTAAAGACCCAAACACGCTGATCGGCTTACCTCTGATCGATTTAGTCGATATGCTTGAGGCACAAGGAATGAACGTGTTGTAA
- a CDS encoding beta-ketoacyl-ACP synthase III, translated as MYSKILGTGSYLPSQVRTNADLEKMVETSDEWIVARTGIKERRISAENETVADMAFYAAENAIEMAGIDKEDIDLIIVATTSSSHTFPSSACQVQGKLGIKGCPAFDLAAACSGFVYALSVADQHIKTGMCKNVLVIGADALSKTCDPTDRSTIILFGDAAGAVVVGASEEPGILSTHIYSDGKYGELLSLEVPERGGDADKWLHMAGNEVFKVAVTQLSKLVKDTLAANNMDKSELDWLVPHQANYRIISATAKKLTMSLDQVVITLDKHGNTSAATVPTALDEAVRDGRIKRGQTLLLEAFGGGFTWGSALVKF; from the coding sequence ATGTATAGCAAAATTTTAGGTACTGGCAGCTACTTGCCATCTCAGGTGCGTACTAACGCAGACTTAGAGAAAATGGTAGAGACTAGCGATGAGTGGATCGTTGCTAGAACAGGTATTAAAGAGCGTCGTATTTCAGCGGAAAACGAAACTGTTGCGGATATGGCGTTTTACGCTGCTGAGAATGCCATTGAAATGGCAGGTATCGACAAAGAAGATATTGATTTAATCATCGTTGCGACAACCAGCAGTAGCCACACATTTCCGTCTTCGGCATGTCAGGTACAAGGCAAGCTTGGTATCAAAGGCTGCCCTGCGTTTGATTTGGCTGCGGCGTGTTCTGGTTTTGTCTACGCACTGTCTGTTGCTGATCAACACATCAAGACTGGCATGTGTAAGAACGTTTTGGTAATCGGTGCGGATGCACTGTCAAAAACCTGTGATCCGACTGACCGCTCTACTATCATCTTATTTGGTGATGCTGCAGGTGCGGTGGTTGTTGGCGCAAGCGAAGAGCCAGGTATTTTGTCTACTCACATTTACTCTGACGGTAAATATGGTGAGCTTCTAAGCCTAGAAGTTCCAGAGCGTGGCGGTGATGCGGACAAATGGTTGCACATGGCGGGCAACGAAGTATTTAAAGTGGCGGTAACTCAGCTTTCTAAGCTAGTGAAAGACACATTAGCTGCGAACAATATGGATAAGTCAGAGCTTGATTGGTTAGTTCCACATCAAGCGAACTACCGTATTATTTCGGCAACCGCTAAAAAGCTGACGATGTCGCTTGATCAAGTTGTGATTACTCTTGATAAGCACGGCAATACGTCGGCAGCTACCGTACCAACGGCCCTTGATGAGGCTGTTCGCGACGGGCGAATTAAACGTGGCCAAACGCTTCTACTTGAAGCATTTGGCGGCGGCTTCACTTGGGGTTCTGCGTTAGTTAAATTCTAA
- the rluC gene encoding 23S rRNA pseudouridine(955/2504/2580) synthase RluC has product MSEIRTQVQFVDIDEDMAGQRIDNFLRNQLKNIPKSMIYRIVRKGEVRVNKKRIKAEYKLKAGDLVRIPPVTIEEKTEENVPSTKLNKVSELEQCIIYEDDHMLILNKPSGTAVHGGSGLKFGAIEALRALRPDARFLELVHRIDRDTSGILLVAKKRSALRHLQAQFREKTVQKYYFALVMGEWKNSCKVVNAPLLKNEVNSIVRVNPNGKASETRFKVLEKFQEATLIQASPITGRTHQIRVHAQYTGHPIAWDDRYGDRRFDAYTGKVGLNRLFLHAANIKFIHPGSEEKMDISAPMERRLEKALTGLRKL; this is encoded by the coding sequence ATGAGCGAAATTAGAACCCAAGTCCAATTTGTCGACATTGACGAAGATATGGCTGGTCAGCGTATTGATAACTTCTTACGCAACCAATTAAAAAACATCCCGAAAAGCATGATTTACCGAATCGTGCGTAAAGGCGAAGTCCGCGTTAACAAGAAACGTATCAAGGCTGAGTACAAACTAAAAGCTGGCGACTTAGTACGTATCCCTCCCGTTACTATTGAAGAGAAAACGGAAGAGAACGTACCGAGTACGAAACTCAATAAGGTTTCGGAATTGGAACAGTGCATCATCTATGAAGATGATCACATGCTGATTCTCAATAAACCATCAGGTACTGCGGTTCATGGTGGCAGCGGCTTGAAGTTTGGCGCGATTGAAGCATTGCGTGCTCTTCGCCCTGATGCTCGTTTTCTTGAGTTAGTGCACCGTATTGATAGAGATACGTCTGGCATTTTGCTTGTTGCTAAGAAGCGCTCGGCGCTAAGACACCTTCAAGCACAGTTCCGTGAAAAAACGGTTCAAAAATACTATTTCGCTTTAGTGATGGGCGAATGGAAGAACAGCTGTAAAGTCGTCAACGCACCTTTGTTAAAAAATGAAGTGAATAGCATTGTTCGAGTGAACCCGAATGGTAAAGCTTCTGAAACCCGCTTTAAGGTTTTAGAGAAATTCCAAGAGGCGACGTTGATTCAAGCTAGCCCAATTACAGGCCGTACACACCAAATCCGTGTGCACGCTCAGTATACTGGTCATCCAATAGCTTGGGATGATCGTTACGGTGATCGTCGTTTCGATGCTTATACGGGTAAAGTAGGACTGAATCGTCTGTTCTTACATGCAGCCAACATCAAGTTTATCCACCCGGGTAGCGAAGAGAAGATGGATATCTCTGCGCCAATGGAAAGAAGGCTAGAGAAAGCCTTAACTGGTTTACGTAAGCTTTAA
- the rne gene encoding ribonuclease E — protein MKRMLINATQKEELRVALVDGQRLFDLDIESPGHESKKANIYKGRITRIEPSLEAAFVDYGAERHGFLPLKEIAREYFPEGYTYQGRPSIKEVLREGQEVIVQVEKEERGSKGAALTTFISLAGSYLVLMPNNPRAGGISRRIEGDERTQLKAALSTLELPQGMGLIVRTAGVGKSAEELEWDLNVLLNHWGAIKQASDSNAAPFLIHQESNVIVRAIRDYLRRDIGEILIDSNTIFERAQAHIQLIRPDFMNRVKKYDGEVPLFSHYQIESQIESAFQREVRLPSGGSIVIDPTEALTSIDINSARATKGGDIEETALNTNLEAADEIARQLRLRDLGGLVVIDFIDMTPVRHQREVESRLRDAVRLDRARVQIGRISRFGLLEMSRQRLSPSLAEASHHICPRCTGTGVVRDNESLALSVLRLIEEEALKDNTAQVLAVVPVPIASYLLNEKRRSVNHIEKNQEVKITVVPNSDMETPHFEVIRVREGEEFDLLSYLLPTKLEALKEAESKEPAEQTIRPKKIEEPALKGFAAPAQSAPTPAPAPKAVEEKKAESAATQEPGLVGRFFKAIGSFLFGSSTQEEKKEEEKQEEKPKNNRNNGNRQRRDRNDNRRRNQRGERGERNERSERGDNRNENRDNKRRRKPVRDEKPEEQKETAPQQNRQPRKPKQDRRNKPRDEQKLREEQAPSKLAEEGLQLAAEAQADKPEAPKAKPEAKAVKIKERRQRRKLNKQVRVKDQLAQAEADNNADNASKEQKAQAANHEQAVAQEQKVAEQVEVTQVDSEQTEQEEPKQRRNRRSPRHLRASGQRRRRGRDRRPNPFRLRKGGVASPEMAMGKVMPRFIPKPHHNQTKPEVAEVEVAVETQVAVQEQNVAQETAPQSNTAMAGGFACPELAMGKVIIRREEAETVVETQVTEAPAVVETEKVETPVIAETAKVESPVVAEAVQVEATPVVEAEAPKAESVKVEEAPVVKAEAPKAAPKAAVAKKQAGSPMTKAPGPQEIKEIQVVAAPFRTERFVSKGAGSQAASNKAGAGMTKPQY, from the coding sequence ATGAAAAGAATGTTAATTAACGCAACTCAAAAAGAAGAGTTGCGTGTCGCTTTGGTTGATGGCCAGCGACTGTTCGATCTAGATATCGAAAGTCCAGGTCACGAATCAAAGAAAGCGAATATCTACAAAGGACGTATTACCCGTATTGAACCAAGCCTAGAAGCGGCATTTGTTGATTACGGCGCAGAACGTCACGGTTTCCTCCCTCTTAAAGAAATTGCCCGCGAATACTTCCCTGAAGGTTATACATACCAAGGCCGTCCTAGCATTAAAGAAGTGCTAAGAGAAGGACAAGAAGTAATCGTACAAGTTGAGAAAGAAGAACGTGGTAGCAAAGGCGCTGCACTGACAACTTTCATCTCTTTGGCGGGTAGTTACTTAGTTCTTATGCCAAATAACCCTCGCGCTGGCGGTATTTCTCGTCGTATCGAAGGTGATGAACGCACTCAACTGAAAGCAGCATTAAGCACTCTTGAGCTTCCTCAAGGTATGGGCTTAATTGTGCGTACAGCGGGTGTAGGCAAAAGTGCAGAAGAGCTAGAGTGGGACTTGAACGTTCTATTGAATCACTGGGGCGCTATCAAGCAAGCTTCTGATTCAAATGCAGCTCCTTTCCTTATTCACCAAGAAAGTAACGTTATCGTTCGTGCGATTCGTGACTATCTACGTCGTGATATTGGCGAGATTCTAATCGACAGCAATACTATTTTTGAACGTGCACAAGCGCACATTCAATTAATACGCCCAGATTTCATGAATCGCGTTAAGAAATACGATGGTGAAGTACCACTATTCAGCCATTACCAGATTGAAAGCCAGATCGAATCTGCTTTCCAACGTGAAGTTCGTCTTCCATCTGGTGGTTCTATCGTAATCGACCCAACAGAAGCTCTGACTTCTATCGATATCAACTCTGCTCGTGCAACAAAGGGCGGCGATATCGAAGAAACAGCACTTAACACTAACCTAGAAGCAGCCGATGAAATTGCACGTCAATTACGTCTACGTGACCTAGGTGGTCTTGTTGTTATCGACTTTATCGATATGACTCCGGTTCGCCACCAACGCGAAGTAGAAAGCCGTCTACGTGATGCCGTTCGTTTAGATCGCGCACGTGTTCAGATTGGTCGTATTTCTCGCTTTGGTCTTCTAGAGATGTCTCGTCAACGTTTGAGTCCATCACTAGCAGAAGCAAGCCACCACATTTGTCCTCGTTGTACAGGTACTGGTGTTGTTCGTGATAACGAATCTCTAGCACTATCTGTTCTACGTCTGATCGAAGAAGAAGCTCTAAAAGACAACACTGCGCAAGTTCTTGCTGTAGTCCCTGTTCCTATCGCTTCTTACCTATTGAACGAAAAACGTCGCTCAGTAAACCACATCGAGAAGAACCAAGAAGTTAAGATCACTGTAGTTCCTAACTCTGACATGGAAACACCGCACTTTGAGGTTATCCGTGTTCGTGAAGGTGAAGAGTTCGACCTACTGTCTTACTTGCTGCCTACCAAGCTAGAAGCTCTAAAAGAAGCAGAAAGCAAAGAGCCTGCAGAACAGACTATTCGTCCTAAGAAGATCGAAGAGCCAGCTCTTAAAGGCTTCGCAGCTCCTGCTCAATCAGCACCGACTCCTGCTCCAGCTCCTAAAGCTGTAGAAGAGAAAAAAGCTGAATCAGCAGCGACTCAAGAACCAGGTTTAGTTGGTCGTTTCTTCAAAGCTATCGGTAGCTTCTTATTTGGCTCTTCAACTCAAGAAGAGAAAAAAGAAGAAGAGAAGCAAGAAGAGAAACCTAAGAACAATCGCAACAACGGCAACCGTCAACGCCGTGATCGTAACGATAACCGTCGTCGCAACCAACGTGGCGAGCGCGGTGAACGTAATGAGCGCAGCGAGCGTGGTGACAATCGTAACGAAAACCGTGACAACAAACGCCGTCGTAAACCAGTTCGTGATGAGAAACCTGAAGAGCAGAAAGAAACTGCTCCGCAGCAAAATCGCCAGCCTCGTAAGCCTAAGCAAGACCGTCGCAATAAGCCACGTGATGAGCAGAAGCTACGTGAAGAACAAGCTCCATCTAAATTAGCAGAAGAAGGTCTACAGCTAGCAGCAGAAGCGCAAGCTGATAAACCTGAAGCGCCGAAGGCGAAGCCTGAAGCAAAAGCTGTGAAGATTAAAGAGCGTCGCCAGCGTCGTAAACTGAATAAGCAAGTTCGTGTTAAAGACCAACTAGCTCAAGCAGAAGCTGACAACAATGCCGATAACGCTTCAAAAGAGCAAAAGGCACAAGCAGCAAATCACGAACAAGCTGTAGCTCAAGAACAGAAGGTTGCTGAGCAAGTTGAAGTAACTCAAGTAGACTCAGAGCAAACTGAACAGGAAGAGCCGAAGCAACGTCGTAACCGCCGTTCACCACGTCACCTACGTGCAAGTGGCCAACGTCGTCGTCGCGGTCGTGATCGTCGCCCTAACCCATTCCGCCTACGTAAAGGTGGTGTAGCTTCTCCAGAGATGGCTATGGGTAAAGTGATGCCTCGCTTCATTCCAAAACCTCACCATAATCAGACAAAACCTGAAGTGGCTGAAGTTGAAGTAGCAGTTGAAACTCAAGTTGCTGTACAAGAGCAAAACGTAGCTCAAGAGACGGCACCGCAAAGTAACACTGCTATGGCTGGCGGCTTTGCATGTCCTGAACTTGCGATGGGTAAAGTCATTATCCGCCGTGAAGAAGCTGAAACTGTCGTTGAAACTCAGGTAACTGAAGCTCCTGCGGTAGTTGAAACTGAGAAAGTTGAAACTCCAGTGATTGCTGAAACTGCGAAAGTTGAATCGCCTGTTGTAGCAGAAGCTGTGCAAGTAGAAGCAACACCAGTTGTTGAAGCTGAAGCACCTAAAGCTGAAAGTGTAAAAGTAGAAGAAGCTCCTGTGGTAAAAGCAGAAGCTCCTAAAGCGGCACCAAAGGCAGCTGTTGCTAAAAAACAAGCAGGTTCACCAATGACTAAAGCTCCTGGTCCTCAAGAGATCAAAGAGATTCAAGTTGTTGCGGCTCCATTCCGTACTGAGCGTTTTGTATCGAAAGGTGCAGGTAGCCAAGCAGCGTCAAATAAAGCCGGCGCAGGCATGACTAAACCTCAATACTAA
- the fabD gene encoding ACP S-malonyltransferase, with protein sequence MSKFAIVFPGQGSQAIGMLADLGEQYDVVKKTFAEASEALGYDLWALVQDGPVENLNETFRTQPALLTASVAIWRVWQELGLEQPANLAGHSLGEYSALVCAGVIDFKEAIKLVELRGQLMQEAVPAGVGAMYAIIGLDDEAIAKACEEAAQDEVVSPVNFNSPGQVVIAGNKAAVERAGALCKEAGAKRALPLPVSVPSHCALMKPAADKLAVALEALEFNTPALPVINNVDVIAETDPAKIKSALVRQLYSPVRWTEGVQAMNEQGVEKLLELGPGKVLTGLTKRIVKTMTAAAVNDIASLEAAK encoded by the coding sequence ATGAGCAAATTTGCTATCGTATTCCCAGGCCAAGGCTCTCAAGCTATCGGTATGCTTGCTGACCTAGGCGAACAGTATGATGTTGTTAAAAAGACATTTGCTGAAGCTTCAGAAGCACTTGGTTACGATCTATGGGCATTGGTTCAAGATGGTCCAGTAGAAAATCTAAATGAAACTTTCCGTACTCAACCGGCTCTACTAACAGCGTCTGTTGCAATCTGGCGTGTATGGCAAGAGCTTGGTCTAGAGCAACCTGCAAACCTAGCAGGCCACAGCCTAGGCGAATACTCTGCACTAGTGTGTGCGGGTGTTATCGACTTTAAAGAAGCGATCAAGCTAGTTGAGCTACGTGGTCAACTGATGCAAGAAGCGGTTCCTGCGGGCGTTGGTGCAATGTACGCAATCATCGGTCTAGATGATGAGGCGATTGCTAAAGCGTGTGAAGAAGCGGCACAAGACGAAGTTGTGTCTCCAGTTAACTTCAATTCACCTGGCCAAGTTGTTATCGCAGGTAACAAAGCGGCAGTAGAGCGCGCTGGTGCACTATGTAAAGAAGCAGGCGCTAAACGTGCTCTTCCTTTACCTGTATCTGTGCCATCTCACTGTGCCCTTATGAAGCCTGCAGCAGACAAGCTAGCGGTTGCTCTAGAAGCTCTAGAGTTCAACACACCGGCACTGCCTGTTATCAATAACGTCGATGTTATTGCTGAAACAGACCCTGCAAAAATCAAAAGCGCACTTGTTCGTCAGCTATACAGCCCAGTTCGTTGGACTGAAGGTGTACAAGCTATGAATGAGCAAGGCGTAGAGAAGCTACTAGAATTAGGCCCAGGTAA
- the plsX gene encoding phosphate acyltransferase PlsX, translated as MQNLTVALDAMGGDFGPRVTVPAAVQALSYFPELKVILIGDRNAITSQLSSLGRMPDSRLSIQHCDRVISNSEKPSLALRNSQGSSMRAAIDLVAESQADACVSGGNTGALMALSRFRLKLLPGIDRPALVSALPTASGNRTWMLDLGANVSSDADSLFQFAVMGSALAEQHLGRVPRVAILNIGAEEIKGNDLVKRCAEMLSNTQSVNFIGYIEGNQLLQDAADVVVCDGFVGNVCLKTCEGTAQLFIDKLKTRMMASTIKGWIARMLFSELFTELKTLNPDQYNGASLLGLRGIVIKSHGSADVSAVVNAIGEAVHEVKRQVPSRISDRLEAVLLERHY; from the coding sequence TTGCAAAATCTAACCGTTGCGCTTGATGCAATGGGCGGGGACTTCGGTCCTCGTGTTACAGTGCCTGCCGCCGTGCAGGCACTGTCGTATTTCCCAGAGCTAAAAGTCATTCTAATAGGTGATCGAAACGCGATCACATCTCAATTATCTTCATTAGGTCGAATGCCTGATTCTCGTTTGAGTATCCAGCATTGTGATCGAGTCATTTCCAATTCTGAAAAACCTTCACTGGCCCTACGCAACAGTCAGGGTAGCTCTATGCGTGCTGCTATCGATCTGGTTGCCGAGTCACAAGCTGATGCTTGTGTGAGTGGTGGCAACACCGGCGCACTGATGGCGTTATCTCGTTTCCGACTCAAACTCCTTCCTGGTATTGATAGGCCTGCATTGGTTTCAGCTTTGCCTACCGCTTCTGGCAACCGTACATGGATGCTTGATTTAGGAGCGAACGTTTCTAGTGACGCGGATTCACTGTTTCAGTTTGCCGTAATGGGCAGTGCATTAGCAGAACAACATTTAGGTCGCGTGCCTCGTGTCGCTATCTTGAATATCGGCGCTGAAGAAATCAAAGGCAATGACCTTGTAAAACGATGCGCTGAAATGTTGTCGAATACTCAGTCTGTGAACTTCATAGGCTATATTGAAGGTAATCAATTACTTCAAGATGCTGCTGATGTCGTCGTATGTGATGGTTTTGTGGGCAATGTCTGCTTAAAAACGTGTGAAGGTACGGCTCAGCTCTTTATTGATAAGCTAAAAACGCGCATGATGGCTTCAACAATAAAGGGTTGGATCGCCAGAATGTTGTTTTCTGAGCTATTTACTGAATTAAAAACCTTGAACCCCGACCAGTATAACGGCGCAAGTTTGTTAGGATTGCGCGGCATTGTCATTAAAAGCCATGGAAGTGCTGATGTGTCTGCAGTCGTCAACGCGATTGGTGAGGCAGTACACGAGGTCAAACGACAAGTCCCCAGTCGCATTAGCGATCGTTTGGAAGCGGTTTTACTCGAGAGGCATTATTAG